A genomic region of Catalinimonas niigatensis contains the following coding sequences:
- a CDS encoding BamA/TamA family outer membrane protein, producing the protein MRKFYLFVFIFLFSTIQEAYAQSLTKLTDLADEVIDFFSDTIEGDSATYPASWVVAPLVAYSPETSVQLGFGSILLFKTPKALPKDRSSFVSFTTRYTFNHQFTASPKLLIFTKEEKYIHSGRINFRKFPQFYYGIGNNTPESNEELYGINTLSLEYLLYRNVVGKLYAGAGGRFLRSYNLDFEENGILATDQPVGTQPNTSVGLDFGLLFDNRNNLMSTTTGVLAEFRHQIYRKSLGSDYDYLLSILDLRTYLTPFESRKDIFAWQVYTYFCSGETPFNELAPLGGDMIMRGYYEGRYLDQNLISTQIEYRMPIWKKLSTVAFAGLGDVAPDFKSFALDEFKYSLGGGLRYSLLPGESLNIRVDYAFGKDTQNFYINISEAF; encoded by the coding sequence ATGCGTAAATTTTATCTTTTTGTTTTTATTTTTCTGTTTAGCACTATACAAGAGGCTTATGCCCAGTCTCTCACAAAATTAACTGACCTTGCTGATGAAGTCATAGATTTTTTTTCCGACACTATTGAAGGCGATTCTGCTACTTATCCTGCCAGTTGGGTAGTTGCACCGCTTGTCGCCTATTCTCCTGAAACCAGTGTACAATTAGGTTTTGGAAGTATTTTATTATTTAAAACTCCTAAAGCTCTACCTAAAGACCGATCTTCCTTTGTTTCTTTTACTACCCGTTATACTTTCAATCATCAGTTTACGGCTTCTCCTAAATTGCTCATTTTTACCAAAGAAGAAAAATACATACACAGTGGCAGGATCAACTTCCGTAAATTCCCTCAATTTTATTATGGAATTGGAAATAATACCCCCGAATCCAATGAAGAATTGTACGGGATCAATACACTGAGCTTAGAGTATCTATTGTACCGTAATGTTGTTGGAAAACTTTACGCAGGAGCAGGAGGGCGCTTTCTGCGATCCTACAATCTGGATTTTGAAGAGAATGGGATTCTGGCCACTGACCAGCCTGTCGGAACCCAACCTAATACTTCTGTGGGATTGGATTTTGGTTTATTATTTGACAACCGAAATAACCTGATGAGCACCACCACCGGAGTTCTGGCAGAATTTCGCCATCAGATATACCGCAAGTCACTGGGAAGTGATTACGATTATTTGTTGAGTATACTTGACCTTCGTACCTACCTTACCCCTTTTGAAAGTCGCAAAGACATCTTTGCCTGGCAAGTGTATACCTACTTTTGTTCGGGAGAAACCCCTTTTAATGAGTTGGCCCCGCTGGGTGGAGATATGATCATGCGTGGCTATTATGAAGGACGCTATCTGGACCAAAACCTTATATCTACCCAAATAGAATATCGTATGCCCATATGGAAAAAGCTAAGTACAGTGGCTTTTGCCGGATTGGGCGATGTAGCCCCTGATTTCAAATCCTTTGCGCTGGATGAATTTAAGTATTCTTTAGGAGGGGGCTTACGATATTCATTGTTGCCAGGAGAGAGTCTGAATATTCGGGTAGACTACGCCTTTGGAAAAGATACTCAGAACTTTTATATTAATATATCAGAAGCTTTCTAA
- a CDS encoding AsmA-like C-terminal region-containing protein, producing the protein MFRKIFLTLFTIFILLLTGGSLLTYLYQDQLIKHFVTQANQLLATPVKVKSIRLSLWEKFPQVAISLEDVEIVGSLPQQAGPGLGSPKLDSLLAKAEHLDFTFNLWRFIQGEYVINKVYLSNTEVMLAIDQDGDNNYSIFKKRDSNSDDGGVKPLRFELKKIFLKNVNVSYEDLQLRQHHKLLAKDVEALLKVVGEQYDIALEGALTSHFIRIGTDTYFENKALQLATKLQYDYPNRYLRIDTTRIGVGSGNFLLSGIVDQANNDYVDIQVRGERTDLQTLLSLLPEPFIRQWQAYRSEGKAYFEGKVQGNMNRTFSPLVELRFGCQNASFYHPDYKKRMEEISLNGTFSNGTLHSLRSSQLDLQNITGQLDGRPITGSLTLSNFEDFFLSCHVKTNMDINSLFTFYPIPEIKAARGELNANFEISGRIEDLRGESQRYWQRIKSKGDISLQNIDLLWQTDKLPVQSLNGNMMFKGNDLSLSNVEAYVGSSHIVLNGMLRNAFAYLLSNTQPVHIEADLFSRQIDMDELLSGQTTDASSSADWQTVADSQFYRFRIDPKLQLSFDCHVEKIKFRRFRGRHLKGKLDVENQIIQLKQSSIQTAGGKVTAKAYVNARRPDMITVKAKSSFEHLRADSIFYTFEDFGQDFLTARHLEGKIYADVDWNMNFNHSLQLDYPSLKVDVLTTIIEGKLNNFEPMQKLGRFVEEEGLSHLRFAELNNHIRIEDQKIFIPRMQVSSNVSDIWVEGIHTFNNNIDYRFEVPMKTFSIRKTAARERAKAREQKFGEILEDDAAPLNLFLTAKGSVDDYKISYDMENAKKAFKENLQNEKQELRQIIRDKGTKPTYQLELDEDEYFDFEDNKSKPNKKP; encoded by the coding sequence TTGTTCAGAAAGATCTTTCTTACGCTCTTTACTATCTTCATACTGCTCCTTACAGGAGGCAGTTTGTTGACTTATCTGTATCAGGATCAGCTGATTAAACATTTTGTTACGCAGGCCAATCAACTGCTTGCCACTCCCGTAAAAGTTAAATCTATTCGTTTATCCCTATGGGAAAAATTTCCCCAAGTGGCTATTTCTTTGGAGGATGTGGAAATCGTAGGCAGCCTACCTCAGCAGGCTGGCCCCGGATTGGGTAGTCCAAAACTGGATAGTCTGCTGGCAAAGGCTGAACATCTGGATTTTACTTTCAATTTATGGCGCTTTATTCAGGGAGAGTATGTGATCAACAAAGTCTATCTTTCTAATACTGAGGTTATGCTGGCCATTGATCAAGATGGTGATAACAACTATAGCATTTTTAAGAAAAGAGACTCTAACTCTGATGATGGGGGCGTAAAGCCTTTACGCTTTGAGCTAAAAAAGATTTTTCTCAAAAATGTCAATGTAAGCTATGAGGATCTCCAGCTCCGCCAACACCATAAACTGCTGGCTAAGGATGTGGAAGCACTTCTAAAAGTAGTGGGCGAACAATATGATATAGCTCTAGAAGGCGCTTTGACCAGTCATTTTATCCGTATTGGAACAGATACTTATTTCGAAAATAAAGCACTCCAACTTGCCACCAAGCTACAGTATGATTACCCTAACCGCTATTTGCGTATTGATACTACCCGGATAGGCGTTGGTTCAGGAAATTTTCTACTGAGCGGGATAGTTGATCAGGCAAATAATGATTATGTGGATATTCAGGTGCGTGGAGAACGTACGGATTTACAGACGCTCTTATCACTACTCCCAGAACCTTTTATCCGCCAGTGGCAAGCTTACCGGAGTGAAGGGAAAGCTTATTTTGAAGGAAAGGTTCAAGGCAATATGAACCGCACCTTCTCTCCCTTGGTAGAATTACGCTTTGGCTGCCAAAATGCTTCTTTTTACCATCCCGACTACAAAAAGCGTATGGAGGAAATCAGCCTGAACGGGACTTTCAGCAATGGTACTTTACATAGCCTGCGTTCTTCTCAACTGGATTTACAAAATATTACAGGACAATTGGATGGTCGGCCTATCACAGGAAGCCTGACGCTGAGCAATTTTGAAGATTTCTTCCTGAGTTGTCATGTCAAAACCAACATGGATATTAACTCTCTTTTTACTTTTTATCCCATACCTGAAATCAAGGCAGCACGCGGTGAACTGAATGCGAATTTTGAAATTAGTGGTCGGATCGAAGACTTAAGGGGCGAAAGCCAGCGCTACTGGCAGCGGATAAAAAGCAAAGGGGATATCAGCCTGCAAAATATAGATCTGCTCTGGCAAACGGATAAATTGCCGGTGCAAAGCCTCAACGGCAATATGATGTTCAAGGGTAATGACCTCTCTCTCAGCAATGTAGAAGCTTATGTGGGCAGTAGTCATATCGTCCTCAATGGTATGTTACGCAATGCTTTTGCCTATCTGCTCTCCAACACTCAGCCTGTACATATTGAAGCGGACTTGTTTTCGCGGCAAATCGATATGGATGAGTTACTCTCCGGGCAAACCACTGATGCATCCTCAAGTGCTGACTGGCAAACTGTTGCCGACAGTCAGTTTTACCGCTTCCGCATCGACCCTAAGCTTCAGCTTTCTTTTGACTGTCATGTGGAGAAAATTAAGTTCAGGAGATTTCGCGGACGTCACCTGAAAGGAAAACTGGACGTTGAGAATCAGATTATTCAACTTAAACAGTCTTCAATACAAACTGCAGGAGGGAAAGTAACTGCCAAAGCCTATGTCAATGCGCGTAGGCCAGATATGATTACAGTAAAAGCAAAATCCTCTTTTGAACACCTGCGAGCAGATAGTATTTTTTACACTTTTGAGGATTTCGGACAAGACTTTCTTACTGCCCGTCATCTGGAAGGAAAAATATATGCAGATGTAGATTGGAATATGAATTTTAACCATAGCCTACAATTGGACTATCCTTCTCTAAAAGTAGATGTATTGACCACTATCATAGAAGGTAAGCTGAATAACTTTGAACCTATGCAGAAGCTAGGCCGCTTTGTGGAAGAAGAAGGCCTTTCTCATCTGCGGTTTGCTGAACTGAATAATCATATCCGCATTGAAGATCAGAAAATTTTCATTCCACGCATGCAAGTCAGTTCCAATGTATCAGACATTTGGGTAGAAGGAATACATACCTTTAACAACAACATAGACTACCGTTTTGAGGTGCCAATGAAAACCTTTAGCATTCGCAAAACTGCTGCAAGGGAGAGAGCCAAAGCACGAGAACAAAAGTTTGGTGAAATATTGGAAGATGATGCAGCTCCACTCAATTTATTTTTGACAGCCAAAGGCAGTGTAGATGATTACAAAATCAGCTACGATATGGAAAATGCAAAAAAAGCTTTCAAGGAAAATCTGCAAAATGAAAAACAAGAGCTAAGGCAAATCATCAGAGACAAAGGTACAAAACCCACTTATCAACTAGAGTTGGACGAAGATGAATACTTTGATTTTGAGGATAATAAATCTAAACCCAATAAAAAGCCCTGA
- a CDS encoding MlaE family ABC transporter permease, with the protein MQSKGFVFSKRIDSFFRKFYEIYLFVLRFFKEAFLPPYEFKEVITQCYELGVRSLPLISITGFIIGLVFTNQSRPSLEEFGASSWLPALVAVAIIRALAPLVTALIASGRVASKIGAEIGSMKVSEQIDAMEVSAIKPFRFLVVTRVFATTLMIPALTLYTALVSLMGAFLNIYQNEETSIITFFEQVFGAITYLDVFSSVIKSFVFGFTIGIVGCYKGYTSSKGTQGVGKAANTSVVIAMFLIFIEELLAMQIINALR; encoded by the coding sequence ATGCAATCTAAGGGATTCGTTTTTTCAAAAAGAATAGATAGTTTTTTTCGCAAATTTTATGAAATCTATTTGTTTGTTCTTCGCTTTTTTAAGGAAGCTTTTCTCCCACCTTATGAGTTCAAAGAGGTTATTACCCAATGCTACGAATTAGGAGTTCGCTCTCTTCCCTTAATATCTATAACAGGGTTTATTATAGGCTTAGTTTTTACAAATCAATCCCGACCCTCATTGGAAGAGTTTGGAGCATCGTCTTGGCTGCCTGCTCTGGTAGCTGTGGCTATTATACGCGCTTTAGCTCCTCTGGTCACTGCATTGATTGCTTCGGGCAGGGTAGCTTCTAAAATCGGTGCCGAAATTGGTTCTATGAAAGTCTCTGAGCAGATAGATGCGATGGAAGTTTCTGCCATCAAACCTTTCCGTTTTTTGGTGGTGACAAGGGTATTTGCTACTACTTTGATGATCCCTGCACTCACTTTATACACTGCACTGGTGAGTCTGATGGGAGCATTTCTTAATATCTACCAAAATGAAGAAACCAGCATTATTACTTTTTTTGAGCAGGTATTTGGAGCGATCACCTATTTGGATGTTTTTTCTTCTGTTATAAAATCTTTCGTTTTCGGTTTTACCATCGGCATTGTCGGTTGTTATAAGGGATATACCTCTTCTAAGGGAACTCAGGGGGTGGGAAAAGCTGCCAATACTTCTGTAGTCATTGCCATGTTTCTCATCTTTATAGAGGAATTGCTGGCTATGCAAATCATTAATGCGTTACGTTAA
- a CDS encoding ABC transporter ATP-binding protein, whose amino-acid sequence MKNMYSEIQEDHKVISIRGLKKSFDDFDVLTGVNMDLSQGENLVVLGRSGTGKSVLIKIIAGLLKADEGSVNVLGQEITRISQKKLDEIRLKLGFSFQNSALYDSMSVRENLEFPLKRHNSKLSRQEVNQNVEMILEAVGLSQAIDQMPSELSGGQRKRIGIARTLILNPKIMLYDEPTAGLDPITCIEINKLINEVQERFHTSSIIITHDLTCAKATGNRIMMLLDGQFRYDGNFEDIFGHTEDERVKLFHDYNFIE is encoded by the coding sequence ATGAAGAACATGTATTCCGAAATCCAAGAGGACCATAAAGTGATTTCAATCCGTGGACTTAAAAAGTCCTTTGATGATTTTGACGTACTTACAGGAGTAAATATGGACCTGTCGCAGGGAGAGAACCTCGTAGTGCTGGGGCGGTCTGGAACAGGAAAGTCTGTGTTGATCAAAATAATTGCAGGCTTGCTGAAAGCGGATGAAGGCTCTGTAAATGTGCTGGGTCAGGAAATTACAAGAATCTCTCAGAAAAAGCTTGATGAAATCAGGTTAAAACTGGGTTTTTCTTTCCAGAATAGTGCGCTTTATGACAGTATGTCGGTCAGGGAGAACCTTGAATTTCCTTTGAAAAGGCATAACAGTAAATTGAGCAGGCAGGAAGTAAATCAAAATGTAGAGATGATCCTGGAAGCTGTAGGCCTTTCACAGGCTATTGATCAGATGCCATCAGAGCTTTCTGGGGGGCAAAGAAAGCGCATAGGAATTGCCAGAACATTAATTTTGAACCCGAAGATTATGCTCTATGACGAACCCACTGCGGGTCTGGACCCAATTACCTGCATAGAAATTAACAAGCTGATCAATGAAGTACAGGAAAGATTTCATACTTCATCCATTATCATCACACACGACCTGACATGCGCCAAAGCAACAGGCAACAGAATCATGATGCTGCTGGACGGACAGTTTAGGTATGACGGAAACTTTGAAGATATTTTTGGTCATACAGAAGATGAGCGGGTAAAACTATTTCATGACTACAACTTTATTGAGTAA
- a CDS encoding MlaD family protein yields the protein MSRTENKRSVIVGIFVLIAIGILVAGIFTLGGQQNRFQKSIRLQAIFDDIEGLRKGNNVWFSGVKVGYVREISFYGDSQLEVTMQLEQDIQQYIRKDAKVKLSSDGLIGNKILSIEGGSMEAPPVEDGDNLAVEVPLSTDDIMASLQENNQNLVSITNNLKALTTNMINGEGTVGALFQDNQMAEHFRVVMANLEQVSNNTVRASSALTQFTNKLNTSGGLANELLTDTVVFSQLKTSANQLQQIVSSAETVTENLSEASNKMTTTDNGLGIILNDEEFGSQLKNTMRNLETSSEKLDENMEALQHNFLFRGYFRRQAREEARQ from the coding sequence ATGAGTAGAACAGAAAATAAACGTTCGGTAATCGTAGGCATTTTTGTATTGATCGCCATCGGCATATTGGTGGCCGGAATTTTCACTTTGGGCGGGCAACAAAACAGGTTTCAGAAATCTATACGCCTACAGGCAATTTTCGACGATATCGAAGGCCTCCGCAAGGGTAACAACGTTTGGTTCTCCGGTGTGAAAGTGGGATATGTTAGAGAAATTAGCTTTTATGGTGATTCTCAATTGGAGGTAACCATGCAATTAGAACAGGATATACAACAGTATATTCGCAAGGATGCTAAAGTCAAACTGAGTTCGGATGGTCTTATTGGCAATAAAATTTTATCCATTGAGGGAGGTAGCATGGAGGCTCCTCCGGTAGAAGATGGGGATAATCTTGCTGTTGAAGTTCCTCTTAGTACCGATGACATTATGGCCTCTTTACAGGAAAATAATCAAAATCTGGTAAGTATTACCAATAATCTTAAAGCGCTAACTACTAATATGATCAATGGAGAAGGTACTGTGGGAGCTTTATTCCAAGATAACCAGATGGCAGAACACTTCAGAGTTGTCATGGCTAATCTTGAGCAGGTATCCAATAATACGGTAAGGGCATCCAGCGCACTTACCCAATTTACTAACAAGCTCAATACATCCGGGGGCTTGGCCAATGAGTTGCTTACAGATACAGTAGTTTTCAGTCAGCTTAAAACATCAGCCAATCAACTGCAACAGATTGTTTCCTCTGCGGAGACTGTAACGGAAAACCTTTCAGAAGCAAGCAATAAGATGACAACTACTGACAATGGTTTAGGCATAATTCTGAATGATGAGGAGTTTGGCTCACAGTTAAAAAATACTATGCGTAACCTGGAAACCAGCTCTGAGAAACTGGATGAAAATATGGAAGCCCTTCAGCATAACTTTTTATTCAGAGGCTATTTCCGCAGACAAGCCAGGGAAGAAGCAAGGCAGTAA
- a CDS encoding PAS domain-containing protein — MEPRQLGSDEKTLEIRTNAAYQLIGLLSPEGILIEVNHMALLLVGQEASEVIGKPFWEAYWWSYSVEVQQQLKQAIGSAASGKSVKYKVAIRGKRDTNISIDFSLEPIFDAEGQVKWILPEGRDITAQKNIGELQKSEYQQLQASHNSLKSIIDSTSDLIGAIDSNYCFTLYNQAYQKEIQELFGVGVQQGMNIHQVIINYPEYLEDALALWGSALGGKSFTVTRMYNHPGQDHTYYEYTFNPIFDMEGRVTGAVQVVRNQTEKIKAQQHVKNIQEFVLLAEVIPQKVWSADSEGNNDYVNNRFLEYTGLAFEQMMGSGWEKIVHPEDLPNAAQSWQESMKTGKTYEVEYRIKNRDGGYQWHLGRSIPMLDKEGKIIKWMGTATNIHKRKLLEHEIKEKVQEFEFLVDVIPHIVWKAVPSGEVVFYNKKWFEFTGISPEEGAKGLWKTITHPDDQMRTLKAWQESVETGETYKIEHRMSTSKGIYRWVQSHALPLRDEEGNIVMWFGTATDIHDEKTYLEELVWIQKQLQERNKELTRVNVDLDNFVYTASHDLRTPILNLASLHSLLEEQLEIKTGSLEQTILNMMKQSVNRLENTINDLSEIAKLQKEKENKENLSFQKMYNEVHQDLENMIIKSEAEVSVDFQEKNIFYTPKHLRSILYNLFSNAIKYAAPERKPVITIKTFKQEEKICLTVSDNGLGLDKRQQDKLFQMFIRLHAHVEGTGVGLYMIKRIIENNSGSIKVKSEPNEGTTFTVFF, encoded by the coding sequence ATGGAGCCACGACAGTTGGGAAGCGATGAAAAGACATTAGAAATCCGAACTAACGCTGCTTACCAGTTAATAGGTTTACTCTCTCCCGAAGGAATTTTGATTGAAGTCAATCATATGGCTTTATTATTGGTAGGCCAGGAGGCTTCAGAGGTGATAGGCAAGCCCTTTTGGGAGGCTTACTGGTGGAGTTATTCAGTAGAAGTACAGCAGCAATTAAAACAGGCGATTGGAAGTGCAGCATCAGGCAAGTCAGTCAAATATAAGGTGGCAATAAGAGGAAAAAGAGATACTAACATTTCCATTGACTTTTCGCTTGAACCTATTTTTGACGCTGAAGGTCAGGTAAAATGGATTTTGCCTGAAGGGCGAGATATTACAGCACAAAAAAATATAGGAGAACTTCAGAAAAGTGAATACCAACAACTACAGGCTTCTCACAATAGCTTGAAAAGTATTATTGACAGCACTTCCGATCTGATTGGTGCTATTGATAGTAACTATTGTTTTACCCTCTATAACCAGGCATATCAAAAAGAAATACAGGAACTCTTTGGAGTAGGCGTTCAGCAGGGTATGAATATACATCAGGTAATTATAAATTATCCGGAATATTTAGAAGATGCGTTGGCTTTATGGGGAAGTGCTTTGGGAGGCAAGTCTTTTACTGTTACCAGAATGTACAATCATCCGGGCCAGGATCATACCTATTATGAATATACATTCAATCCCATATTTGATATGGAGGGAAGGGTGACAGGGGCGGTGCAGGTGGTGCGTAATCAAACAGAAAAGATAAAAGCACAACAGCATGTAAAGAATATTCAGGAATTTGTACTACTGGCAGAAGTAATTCCCCAAAAAGTCTGGAGTGCTGACTCCGAAGGTAATAATGATTATGTGAACAATCGCTTCTTAGAATATACAGGCTTAGCTTTTGAACAAATGATGGGATCAGGGTGGGAAAAAATAGTTCACCCTGAAGATTTGCCAAATGCAGCCCAAAGCTGGCAGGAAAGCATGAAAACAGGTAAAACCTATGAAGTAGAATATCGCATTAAAAATAGAGATGGAGGTTACCAGTGGCACTTAGGACGCAGTATTCCTATGCTGGACAAAGAAGGAAAAATAATCAAATGGATGGGAACGGCCACCAATATCCATAAGAGAAAACTGCTGGAACATGAAATTAAAGAAAAAGTACAGGAGTTCGAGTTTTTAGTAGATGTGATTCCTCATATCGTCTGGAAAGCGGTGCCCAGTGGAGAAGTGGTATTCTATAATAAAAAATGGTTTGAGTTTACTGGTATTAGTCCTGAAGAAGGGGCAAAAGGACTTTGGAAAACAATAACCCATCCTGATGATCAAATGCGGACTTTGAAAGCATGGCAGGAAAGCGTAGAAACAGGAGAAACCTACAAAATTGAGCATAGGATGTCGACCAGCAAGGGTATTTATCGCTGGGTACAATCCCATGCTTTACCTTTGAGAGATGAGGAGGGTAATATTGTCATGTGGTTTGGAACCGCTACCGATATACATGATGAGAAGACCTATCTGGAAGAATTGGTATGGATACAAAAGCAATTACAGGAAAGAAATAAGGAACTGACGAGAGTCAATGTTGATCTGGATAATTTTGTTTATACAGCCTCCCACGATCTGCGTACTCCCATTCTTAACCTGGCAAGCCTGCACAGTTTGCTCGAAGAGCAGCTAGAGATTAAAACAGGATCTTTAGAGCAGACGATTTTGAATATGATGAAACAGTCCGTTAACAGGCTGGAAAATACCATCAATGACCTGTCAGAGATTGCGAAGCTTCAGAAAGAAAAAGAAAACAAGGAGAATTTATCTTTTCAGAAAATGTATAACGAAGTGCATCAGGATCTTGAGAATATGATCATCAAGTCAGAAGCTGAGGTATCTGTAGATTTTCAGGAAAAAAACATTTTTTATACCCCCAAGCATTTGCGCAGTATACTCTATAACCTATTTTCTAACGCCATCAAATATGCGGCACCTGAGAGAAAGCCGGTGATTACGATTAAGACTTTTAAGCAAGAAGAAAAAATTTGTCTGACAGTATCAGACAATGGATTAGGACTGGATAAAAGGCAGCAAGACAAACTGTTTCAGATGTTTATCCGCTTACATGCCCATGTGGAAGGTACCGGTGTAGGCTTGTATATGATCAAGCGTATCATAGAGAATAATAGTGGAAGCATTAAGGTGAAAAGCGAACCTAATGAGGGTACTACGTTTACAGTTTTCTTTTAA
- a CDS encoding bile acid:sodium symporter family protein, with protein sequence MQDNTGVLDIYSYFRRMNDFAKKYFNPILFLSTVLGFILPQPGEFAGTLILAVLCVIIFASSFKVDFSPDFFRSQTKTIVGFYVLRFLLLPVFLFYLIQPFSPFYATALFLLCVLPCGVTSPAFSNVFNGNVTLALALLILSSSLTPLVLPYLGGLLMAEELKVNQFRLLTTLFITVVFPYLVHLPVRRHQRISRWMRNHDSFISIFGIAAIFALAIAEYRPILLSDTRQILPYFLVNLSVFLFLYFFGYSIWFKARKSEKVALLFSSGANNVALGVVISFLYFPTQTGVFFVVSEIVWVLVLIPVRKLMTKLVLR encoded by the coding sequence TTGCAAGATAATACTGGCGTTCTTGACATTTACAGCTATTTTCGCAGGATGAATGACTTTGCCAAGAAGTACTTTAATCCTATTCTGTTTTTATCTACTGTACTTGGATTTATATTGCCGCAACCGGGAGAGTTTGCCGGAACGCTCATTTTGGCAGTACTTTGCGTTATCATCTTTGCGTCATCCTTTAAAGTAGACTTCTCGCCGGATTTTTTCCGCTCACAAACCAAGACGATTGTGGGTTTTTACGTGCTGAGGTTCCTTCTCTTACCTGTATTTTTGTTTTATCTCATACAACCCTTCTCCCCCTTCTATGCTACTGCTTTGTTTTTGCTCTGTGTGCTTCCCTGTGGGGTAACTTCTCCGGCTTTTAGCAATGTGTTCAATGGGAATGTCACTCTAGCACTTGCCTTACTGATTCTGAGCAGCTCCCTTACGCCTCTTGTACTTCCCTATCTGGGTGGCTTGCTGATGGCTGAGGAATTAAAAGTAAACCAGTTCAGGCTATTAACTACCCTTTTTATTACGGTTGTTTTTCCTTATCTGGTTCACCTGCCGGTAAGAAGACATCAAAGAATCAGTCGGTGGATGCGAAACCACGATTCTTTTATTTCTATTTTTGGCATCGCCGCAATTTTTGCGTTAGCCATTGCCGAATACCGTCCTATTTTGCTCAGCGATACACGACAAATTCTTCCTTACTTTCTGGTCAATTTGTCTGTTTTTCTATTTTTATACTTTTTCGGATACAGTATCTGGTTCAAAGCGCGCAAATCGGAAAAGGTAGCTTTATTGTTTAGTTCGGGAGCCAACAATGTAGCTTTGGGTGTAGTGATTAGTTTTTTATATTTCCCTACACAGACCGGGGTATTTTTTGTGGTAAGCGAAATTGTGTGGGTACTCGTTTTAATTCCAGTACGTAAGCTCATGACAAAACTTGTTTTAAGGTGA
- a CDS encoding SelT/SelW/SelH family protein — MRIITLAPYFSVMTTSPRVEIKYCTQCRWLLRAAWMAQELLTTFESELGEVALQPGTGGIFDVSLDGKLIYSRKAQGQFPESKELKQLIRDHIAPDRPLGHSDRK, encoded by the coding sequence TTGAGAATCATTACATTAGCACCTTACTTTTCCGTTATGACTACCTCACCCAGAGTAGAAATAAAGTATTGTACCCAATGCCGCTGGCTGCTACGCGCTGCCTGGATGGCCCAGGAACTACTTACTACTTTTGAATCGGAGCTGGGAGAAGTGGCACTACAACCTGGCACCGGAGGTATATTTGATGTGAGCCTGGATGGAAAGCTTATCTACTCCCGTAAAGCGCAGGGACAATTTCCTGAATCCAAAGAATTGAAACAGCTAATCCGAGACCATATAGCTCCGGATCGGCCTTTAGGACATAGTGATCGTAAATGA